Proteins encoded together in one Roseibacterium elongatum DSM 19469 window:
- a CDS encoding polysaccharide biosynthesis/export family protein: MLNGFLPSAGPTRNQIYAASVQREGDAFVVEVNSRVTAVTSAVPAMSFPAALLNAGNANTEIIRPGDILRLTIYENVTDGLLAGEGANASVVSGVQVDGAGFIFIPYAGRIRAAGNTPEQLREIITRNLDEQTPDPQVIIEREVGDGATVILSGQVGGEGVYPIERSTRRLSGVLAAAGGVTPNPEITQVTVIRGSHSGTVWYQDIFREPEVDIALRDGDRILVEEDGRSFTALGATASQTIVPFESQTISAIEAIASVGGLNTAQADPTGVFVLRNEPEEMANAVLGRSDLIGTQRFVYVLDLTAPTGMFEARDFVIRDDDTVYVTSAPITQWNSAISALTGTLTSAVGTADTLSSLGQ, from the coding sequence ATGCTGAACGGTTTTCTGCCCTCGGCGGGCCCGACACGCAATCAGATCTACGCCGCCTCGGTCCAGCGCGAGGGCGACGCCTTCGTGGTCGAGGTCAACAGCCGCGTGACCGCCGTCACCTCGGCCGTGCCGGCCATGAGCTTTCCCGCGGCGCTGCTGAATGCGGGCAACGCCAATACCGAGATCATCCGCCCCGGCGACATCCTGCGCCTGACCATCTACGAAAACGTCACCGACGGCCTGCTGGCGGGCGAGGGGGCGAACGCCTCGGTCGTCTCGGGGGTGCAGGTCGATGGCGCCGGGTTCATCTTCATCCCCTATGCCGGGCGCATCCGCGCGGCCGGGAACACGCCGGAACAGCTGCGCGAAATCATCACCCGCAACCTCGACGAACAAACCCCCGACCCCCAGGTCATCATCGAACGCGAGGTCGGCGACGGGGCCACCGTGATCCTGTCGGGGCAGGTCGGCGGCGAAGGGGTCTACCCGATCGAACGCTCGACACGGCGTCTGTCCGGCGTTCTGGCCGCGGCGGGGGGCGTCACCCCCAACCCCGAGATCACGCAGGTCACGGTGATCCGCGGCAGCCATTCCGGGACGGTCTGGTATCAGGACATCTTCCGCGAGCCCGAGGTCGACATCGCCCTGCGCGACGGCGACCGCATTCTGGTCGAGGAAGACGGGCGCAGCTTTACCGCGCTCGGGGCCACCGCGTCGCAGACGATCGTGCCCTTCGAAAGCCAGACAATTTCCGCGATCGAGGCCATCGCCTCGGTCGGCGGTCTGAACACGGCCCAGGCCGACCCAACCGGCGTCTTCGTTCTCAGGAACGAACCCGAGGAAATGGCCAATGCCGTGCTCGGCCGCTCGGACCTGATCGGCACGCAGCGCTTCGTCTATGTTCTTGACCTGACGGCGCCGACCGGCATGTTCGAGGCACGCGATTTCGTCATCCGCGACGACGACACGGTCTATGTGACCTCGGCCCCGATCACCCAGTGGAACAGCGCCATCAGCGCTCTGACGGGCACTCTGACCAGCGCCGTGGGCACGGCCGACACGCTTTCGTCCCTCGGTCAGTAG